In Prunus dulcis chromosome 1, ALMONDv2, whole genome shotgun sequence, the following are encoded in one genomic region:
- the LOC117612721 gene encoding transcription factor RAX2-like isoform X1, translating into MGRAPCCDKANVKRGPWSPEEDTKLKSYIEQHGTGGNWIALPQKIGLKRCGKSCRLRWLNYLRPNIKHGGFSEEEDNIICSLYISIGSRWSIIAAQLPGRTDNDIKNYWNTRLKKKLLGKQRKEQQLARRSSSGLIKQDIRRSSGSGGGGSNSHPMVPAADDQSPYWPELPVLAVPTVLPYSPSIQQHQHQQQHQPCFNDHASIRKLLIKLGGRFNSDVHHQDDTNVQPIQDGPTINLQFPPALDSAQQVYEQQSSAPVAFIRNSNDIMVSSHHHQFEQTQYMVNNNTDDIIGDGMHMFQGQNGNYVTDQLKEMVYNNMNPQRLDALEFLYGEDMMMVMNGESIGWGEMQLICPPTHVASSSVDADGGSYERLVPQELCGFNNGLSSYPAGVQ; encoded by the exons ATGGGGAGAGCTCCTTGCTGTGACAAAGCCAACGTGAAGAGAGGACCATGGTCTCCTGAAGAAGACACCAAGCTCAAGTCTTATATCGAACAGCATGGCACCGGCGGCAACTGGATCGCTTTGCCACAGAAGATCg GGCTTAAGAGATGTGGGAAGAGCTGCCGGCTTAGATGGTTGAATTATCTCCGCCCAAACATCAAGCATGGAGGGTTTTCTGAGGAAGAAGACAACATCATTTGCAGCCTCTACATAAGTATTGGAAGCAG gTGGTCTATAATAGCGGCGCAGCTGCCAGGAAGAACTGACAACGATATAAAGAACTACTGGAACACAAGGCTGAAGAAGAAGCTTCTGGGCAAGCAGCGTAAAGAACAACAGCTGGCTCGCAGATCATCATCCGGGCTGATCAAACAAGACATCAGAAGATCATCAGGGAGTGGCGGTGGAGGGAGTAATTCTCATCCCATGGTTCCGGCAGCAGATGATCAAAGCCCTTACTGGCCAGAGCTGCCAGTGCTTGCAGTGCCAACAGTCCTACCTTACTCCCCATCAATTCAACAACATCAACATCAACAACAGCACCAGCCTTGTTTCAACGACCACGCATCCATCAGAAAACTGCTCATCAAGCTTGGAGGAAGGTTTAATTCAGATGTTCATCATCAAGATGACACAAATGTTCAACCTATCCAAGATGGGCCCACCATTAATCTTCAGTTCCCACCAGCTCTTGACTCTGCTCAGCAAGTTTATGAGCAACAGTCTTCTGCTCCTGTGGCCTTTATCAGAAACAGCAATGACATCATGGTCAgctctcatcatcatcaatttgAACAAACCCAGTACATGGTCAACAACAATACAGATGACATAATTGGAGATGGTATGCACATGTttcaagggcaaaatggtaattacGTGACTGATCAGCTTAAGGAAATGGTGTACAACAACATGAACCCACAAAGATTAGATGCGCTGGAGTTCCTATATGGGGAAGACATGATGATGGTTATGAATGGTGAAAGTATTGGGTGGGGTGAGATGCAGCTGATTTGTCCTCCTACACATGTGGCCTCCTCCTCAGTCGACGCCGACGGTGGCAGCTATGAGCGATTGGTGCCTCAAGAATTATGTGGTTTCAATAACGGGTTGAGTAGCTATCCTGCAGGGgttcaataa
- the LOC117612721 gene encoding transcription factor MYB35-like isoform X2 — translation MNLGLKRCGKSCRLRWLNYLRPNIKHGGFSEEEDNIICSLYISIGSRWSIIAAQLPGRTDNDIKNYWNTRLKKKLLGKQRKEQQLARRSSSGLIKQDIRRSSGSGGGGSNSHPMVPAADDQSPYWPELPVLAVPTVLPYSPSIQQHQHQQQHQPCFNDHASIRKLLIKLGGRFNSDVHHQDDTNVQPIQDGPTINLQFPPALDSAQQVYEQQSSAPVAFIRNSNDIMVSSHHHQFEQTQYMVNNNTDDIIGDGMHMFQGQNGNYVTDQLKEMVYNNMNPQRLDALEFLYGEDMMMVMNGESIGWGEMQLICPPTHVASSSVDADGGSYERLVPQELCGFNNGLSSYPAGVQ, via the exons atgaatttaGGGCTTAAGAGATGTGGGAAGAGCTGCCGGCTTAGATGGTTGAATTATCTCCGCCCAAACATCAAGCATGGAGGGTTTTCTGAGGAAGAAGACAACATCATTTGCAGCCTCTACATAAGTATTGGAAGCAG gTGGTCTATAATAGCGGCGCAGCTGCCAGGAAGAACTGACAACGATATAAAGAACTACTGGAACACAAGGCTGAAGAAGAAGCTTCTGGGCAAGCAGCGTAAAGAACAACAGCTGGCTCGCAGATCATCATCCGGGCTGATCAAACAAGACATCAGAAGATCATCAGGGAGTGGCGGTGGAGGGAGTAATTCTCATCCCATGGTTCCGGCAGCAGATGATCAAAGCCCTTACTGGCCAGAGCTGCCAGTGCTTGCAGTGCCAACAGTCCTACCTTACTCCCCATCAATTCAACAACATCAACATCAACAACAGCACCAGCCTTGTTTCAACGACCACGCATCCATCAGAAAACTGCTCATCAAGCTTGGAGGAAGGTTTAATTCAGATGTTCATCATCAAGATGACACAAATGTTCAACCTATCCAAGATGGGCCCACCATTAATCTTCAGTTCCCACCAGCTCTTGACTCTGCTCAGCAAGTTTATGAGCAACAGTCTTCTGCTCCTGTGGCCTTTATCAGAAACAGCAATGACATCATGGTCAgctctcatcatcatcaatttgAACAAACCCAGTACATGGTCAACAACAATACAGATGACATAATTGGAGATGGTATGCACATGTttcaagggcaaaatggtaattacGTGACTGATCAGCTTAAGGAAATGGTGTACAACAACATGAACCCACAAAGATTAGATGCGCTGGAGTTCCTATATGGGGAAGACATGATGATGGTTATGAATGGTGAAAGTATTGGGTGGGGTGAGATGCAGCTGATTTGTCCTCCTACACATGTGGCCTCCTCCTCAGTCGACGCCGACGGTGGCAGCTATGAGCGATTGGTGCCTCAAGAATTATGTGGTTTCAATAACGGGTTGAGTAGCTATCCTGCAGGGgttcaataa
- the LOC117612735 gene encoding LOW QUALITY PROTEIN: 2-oxoglutarate-dependent dioxygenase AOP3-like (The sequence of the model RefSeq protein was modified relative to this genomic sequence to represent the inferred CDS: substituted 1 base at 1 genomic stop codon) — MNMSSQTVARIPVVDFSKADCLKPGTSSWLSARKDVCRALEELGCFMAILPSKVPPELHKTIFNAFDELFNFPVDTPDNPLRAGYVTSRSGXNTFGIINGTNPQETQEFTHLFWPNGNDQFRETADLYAKVMAEIDEAVTRMVFENYGVEKYHDDHFRSTFYYLRLIKYKEPKKLGVDVGLRSHTDKTFSSILHQNNVNGLEINTKTDEWVVFDPLPSSVIFMAGDVFQVWSNDRVRPCRHRVTLKENEVRYSFGLFSLHKGVIHVPDELLDKDHPLRYKPFNHLEFLRAQKDLSETEYAAKAYCAI; from the exons atgaacATGAGTTCCCAAACTGTGGCCAGGATTCCAGTGGTAGATTTCTCGAAAGCGGACTGCCTGAAACCGGGGACAAGCTCTTGGCTCTCAGCACGCAAAGACGTTTGTCGGGCGCTCGAAGAGCTCGGATGTTTCATGGCAATCCTACCCAGCAAAGTTCCTCCTGAACTTCACAAAACCATCTTTAATGCATTTGACGAGTTGTTTAATTTCCCCGTCGATACTCCTGACAACCCTTTACGTGCTGGCTACGTTACTTCCCGTTCTGGGTAGAATACCTTTGGAATTATTAATGGCACAAACCCTCAAGAAACTCAGGAATTCACACATCTTTTTTGGCCAAATGGAAACGACCAATTTCG TGAGACTGCTGACTTGTATGCAAAAGTGATGGCAGAGATAGATGAAGCTGTGACAAGAATGGTATTTGAAAACTATGGTGTAGAAAAGTACCATGACGATCACTTCCGATCGACTTTTTATTATCTCCGGCttataaaatacaaagaaCCCAAGAAACTTGGAGTTGATGTGGGTTTACGCAGTCATACGGACAAGACCTTTTCCTCCATACTCCATCAAAATAATGTCAATGGTCTGGAGATCAATACAAAGACTGATGAGTGGGTAGTTTTTGATCCTCTGCCTTCATCCGTGATATTCATGGCGGGAGACGTATTTCAG GTTTGGAGCAACGATCGAGTTCGACCGTGTAGACATAGAGTGACATTGAAGGAAAATGAGGTGAGATACTCGTTCGGACTGTTTTCACTGCATAAAGGGGTGATACATGTACCAGATGAGCTTCTGGACAAGGACCACCCCTTAAGGTATAAGCCTTTCAATCATCTAGAATTTCTTAGAGCACAGAAAGACCTCAGTGAAACTGAGTATGCCGCAAAGGCATATTGTGCCATTTGA
- the LOC117627361 gene encoding uncharacterized protein LOC117627361 isoform X2 codes for MAFPASIASPSSSTPKFPINVFEQKPCQPRGCFLLHLRRRPFSSSCIKAVSSMAQFGEPSKENKQKQKIEISVVKDKLWEAMPVPVKELPWKKAADTALEQLLLLGNYELIMPFGLFVGCFLTDVLKEALQQVLPSSEESGLEKHFLCIGCFLAAVKFVSAGLPMQARVFLLHVANGGFMQVLWLWRGLLNKRDEDASLPMDVKS; via the exons ATGGCGTTTCCGGCGTCTATTGCGTCGCCTTCGTCTTCAACCCCCAAATTTCCG ATTAATGTCTTTGAACAGAAACCATGCCAACCCAGAGGTTGCTTTCTTTTACATCTCCGTCGCCGACCCTTCTCCTCAAGCTGCATAAAAGCAGTGTCCTCCATGGCACAATTTGGCGAACCCAGTAAAGAAAACAAGCAGAAgcagaaaattgaaatcagtGTTGTGAAGGATAAGCTGTGGGAAGCCATGCCCGTCCCAGTGAAAGAGCTTCCATGGAAGAAAGCAGCAGATACAGCTTTGGAGCAGCTGCTTCTTCTCGG GAACTATGAATTGATCATGCCCTTTGGTCTCTTTGTTGGGTGCTTCTTGACTGATGTCTTGAAAGAGGCGTTGCAGCAAGTGCTTCCAAGCTCAGAGGAGAGTGGACTTGAAAAGCACTTTTTATGCATCGGCTGCTTTCTTGCTGCTGTTAAGTTTGTCTCTGCCGGCCTACCAATGCAAGCCCGAGTTTTTCTTCTGCATGTTGCGAATGGCGGGTTCATGCAGGTCTTGTGGCTCTGGAGAGgtttattgaacaaaagagATGAAGATGCTTCCTTGCCCATGGACGTGAAATCTTAA
- the LOC117627361 gene encoding uncharacterized protein LOC117627361 isoform X1 — protein MAFPASIASPSSSTPKFPINVFEQKPCQPRGCFLLHLRRRPFSSSCIKAVSSMAQFGEPSKENKQKQKIEISVVKDKLWEAMPVPVKELPWKKAADTALEQLLLLGYKTLKWSFISFGVLSFLSDIIFSISRNYELIMPFGLFVGCFLTDVLKEALQQVLPSSEESGLEKHFLCIGCFLAAVKFVSAGLPMQARVFLLHVANGGFMQVLWLWRGLLNKRDEDASLPMDVKS, from the exons ATGGCGTTTCCGGCGTCTATTGCGTCGCCTTCGTCTTCAACCCCCAAATTTCCG ATTAATGTCTTTGAACAGAAACCATGCCAACCCAGAGGTTGCTTTCTTTTACATCTCCGTCGCCGACCCTTCTCCTCAAGCTGCATAAAAGCAGTGTCCTCCATGGCACAATTTGGCGAACCCAGTAAAGAAAACAAGCAGAAgcagaaaattgaaatcagtGTTGTGAAGGATAAGCTGTGGGAAGCCATGCCCGTCCCAGTGAAAGAGCTTCCATGGAAGAAAGCAGCAGATACAGCTTTGGAGCAGCTGCTTCTTCTCGGGTACAAGACACTCAAATGGTCCTTTATCAGCTTTGGTGTCCTTAGTTTTTTATCAGATATCATATTTTCTATCTCCAGGAACTATGAATTGATCATGCCCTTTGGTCTCTTTGTTGGGTGCTTCTTGACTGATGTCTTGAAAGAGGCGTTGCAGCAAGTGCTTCCAAGCTCAGAGGAGAGTGGACTTGAAAAGCACTTTTTATGCATCGGCTGCTTTCTTGCTGCTGTTAAGTTTGTCTCTGCCGGCCTACCAATGCAAGCCCGAGTTTTTCTTCTGCATGTTGCGAATGGCGGGTTCATGCAGGTCTTGTGGCTCTGGAGAGgtttattgaacaaaagagATGAAGATGCTTCCTTGCCCATGGACGTGAAATCTTAA